tagcaatactttttaatattaatcctaataataatattttatataaaaataatatttctattcaaaatgataattttaaataataataatactaaaatgataataataatgatattttataataacaatgatatttctattaaaaatgataattttaataaaaatgatgggtTTAATactagtgatacttttaataataataatgacgataaaaataataaattgatagtttgataaaaatattaattattttaataataataataataataataataataataataataataataataataataataataataatattgattatttaataataataataataataataataataataataataataataataataataacgataataacgacgataacgataacgataacgaataataataacgataacgattaacgataacgataacgataaccattttaacaataatacttttaaaattatagataattcaattgacgatatcttttaatccgttcatcaaaaccatacgatatctaaatgaaaagtttatagtttttcgccagctttccaatggcatgcatatcctataccttatctcagtagcatatgtatcaaacttatgatttatcaaaactatctaacgactaaattaaacatacatgcatgcataatcatatttactcgagcactactcagggatacactaataatatataaaagttaagttatgagtgctcacgtatcaatattgagattcaatattgcaggaagtatgtagacgcaacggagatgaaaaacaccaaattgacctcacgagcgtacccatgaaccatacccatcacctccatagttataacccataatttccttagctctatcccgctcataaaacccgtttttaaatcacttggacagcactccgtcgtaatattttatgtatactaatactaataataacactcactaataataatattaataataataataataatataataataataataataataataataataataataataataataataataataataataataataataataataataataataataataataataataagtatatatcaTAGAGAGAGTCGAGAGAATTGAGAATGAGAACTGGAACCGAATTCGTTGGATTTATAGCAACTTTCCCATAATtacaccccatgcaatcgcatggggtttcttcctcatagtcatgcgatcgcatggcagtctccTCCAGCTCACATTCCTCCAATAAGGGCTGCCGACACTcgtttaataatattatatatattaaatctttaattaaataaataatatattataattacgtGCATAGTTGTCATGCAAAATTAGTTCCAAAGACGTGTACGTTGCTATTCGACTAaagtctcagttccggtttctcgaacgcacgttcgtacgcttagaaaattaacactttatgttacgcgacgtgtacctttaacaataattagacttaCTCTTCGATAAATTAGTTTGtaataaatgtaacttgtaaaattgagcgttgtggtcatttgctactataaatcagtggctcgttgtttatcaaaatatattattttaaatcgggacgttttatgactaagttaatatatatatatatatatatatatatatatatatatatatatatatatatatatatatatatatatatatatatatatatatatatatatatatatatatatatatatatatatatagaattgtaaatttatacgtaatatatatgtttgaaatatttatctaatgatataatatttgtctttcaaaactaattatatttcaaaattcgttttaaatttcgtttagaaaatattataatacgtatcgtttatactttaaaacttaaatatatacaattcatttatgcactaacgttttaaatatcaatcgcatcactaagtgagtgttactatcgtgtacttaattaattttgaaaacatatatatttaatgaacatgttACAAGTTGCaagttttttatatatttaacaatcaatattccagcctacatttatttaatcaaagacattttaaataatcaagttctattatatcgaaaagcgttttcgtacatttgaaaatagatcaatcgagtattatgaaattcaatcttccactaacctttgtctaactctcgaaacttgacaatttgttcttacttgtaagtcactttaccattttctgaatattgttaaaatggaaagatttctcaaatcaatgtggacctctcaacagagattcgtaatcataattcaatgtatctgataattcaatcatttgatattatcttttaattccgtcgataattagtttaaatatattttgaaacaaatacgatcatgtaaagtattatacgtctaatactttgttaacgttttcaagttataatatatacacatatacatatataatcatatccgttcatataatggttcgtgaatcattggaatttggtcgaggttaaatgaatgtatgaacatattttaaaatctttgagattcaacttaacaaactttgcttatcgtgtcggaaacatataaagatcaagtttaaatttggtcggaaatttccgggtcttcaCACTTTTTTTGTCCTTTTCCAAAGACGCCTCtgaccatcaccaccaccatcaccatgttaattactaattataatttccaattaattattaatttcacaaatCATTAGATAATAATTTTTTCAATGAATGATAACATCTTTACTTCAATAAAACACAAATTGTAGACGTAATCATAAACAAAAGCAAGAATAAATATTGAAACAAACGAGAATCGAAAAGATCGTATAGAAATCGAATAGATCGTATCGAAATCGAAAAAAGATAATAAATATCATCAAATTAACAATAACATCCATCATATATATTATACTCGTAACATTTATCAAAAAGATTATAACATTCATCAGAAAACTATCAATTCGATGAATATTTACCACTTTTTTCATAAGAAGTCATAATATAAAACGAGAATGAATATTATTCACCAGATTGATAACATTCATCTGACAAATGATAACATTCGGATGAACATTGAATACTTTTTTCATAATAAAAAAACTGTTATCATTAATAAGAaattttttatcattcataaaaACTAATATAATTCATAAAAACAGATATTATTAATGAAAACATAATACATAATACAATCTATAAGAAATCAAAAGTAAAAcacgaaataaaaaaatataatataatatcattCATAAAATATGTTATCATTCATCAATTTTGTTAGATCATTATGGTTGTAAATTTGTAAATTTGATGTGTTTCGTTAATGTTATTTAATCATTTTGGTTGTAAatttgtaataatgataattactctgTATTTGTTATCACTTCAGCAAAAATGGATAAATTATAAGGTTGTGATATAGTGACAGTTAAACTATTGCAACAATAATTATCTTTGTTTTATGATCAAAACAATAAAATATAAAGTGATTTTTGTTTTTCAAAAGATGCAAATTTAGATTAACCAGTGTTACCTCTAtaaacaaacaaatttttttttacccAACTTACATTTGCATCTAAAAACTATAGTATCCCGGACGTGATACCTATTTGGTATTACTGGTGGTGGTGGTCAGTTGGTCTGGTGGTGGTCTGTTGGTTTGGTGGTGACCTAGTGGTGTTCCGGTGGTCTAGTTGTGCTCTATAGGTGGTTTGATGGTCCGATGGTGATACGGTGGTGCTCAATTAGTTCGGTGGTGGTCTGTTGATCtggtggtagtttgttggttcggtTGTGATTCAGTTGGAAAATATTCATATAAAGTATACTTGTATATTAATATCAAATTAAAATATACTTACTCTATGTCAGTACAAAATATAAGTGACTAACTAAGGTCTTTTTTATATATAACCCTGCGAAATCACAATTTATAATCTAGTTGTACAAAAATATATTAGATGACGTACAGGGGCAAGTCAAAATTTCAGCTTATTGGTGTCACTGAAATAATAACGATTTGATTTTAGATAACTTATGTTCATACCATTAACACTATGTTCCATAGTTTTTCACTGAAAGGGATGAGAAGAAGAggaatgaaataaaaaaaaataagtgtaTGTGATATAAAAAAGAGGGATTGATTACTGACTTTGTTTGGGTGTTCTACAGTTGAAAATATTGGATGTATATTCATCTTAATTACAAACGTATTACTCTATCTAGAGGCGGAATCACTAAAAAAAGTTTCTAATCTATTACATCTAACTCGCAGGATTGAATAAATCAAATGTAGACCCAAGGAATAGATTAGATTGATGCCTAGAAGTTATACTTGTGTTGGGTGTAAGTGGGAACGAAAAGAACTGAAAGGATACAACTAGGGTTTAATATGAATATGTAACCTTTGAATGAAACTCGTAACCCTTATTTATATACTGTTAGATGTCTGTCGGCTGACAGATTGTGTTTGTCGTGCGACACACTCACACTGTCGTGcgtcagtcaactttgacaattctTACACCGACTTAACTCTATCGACCGATGACCGATAGTGTCTTTCTATCGTGCGACAGACATGGGCTATCGTGCTATAGACCAGTCAGTTGAACTTTGGATTAATCATTAACGATTTCGTTATCTAAACAATAAGTAGTTATATCTAAACATTCATATACAATCATTAAGATAACGTAAAAATGAACAAACATCCAAAAGTCAATTGTTCaactataatattatataataatagatAACTGAATTATCTATATACACCGATTAGAACTAAAAATTTACTACATTTTATGCAATAACAAAAAGGATTGTTAGCATGATATAAACATGATAATAACTAGGAAGCAAGCCAAATAATGTCTTCAAAAAAATAACAAAAAGGATTGTTAGCATGatataaacatgataataataataataataactaggaaGCAAGCCAAATAATGTCTTCAAAAAATTTCGCATGCTTCTAAATCTTCAATCACATAGGGTGTGTTTGGCACACcagcttattggagcttatgggagcttattataggagcttgagcttatgattttaataagctccatgtcataagctttgtttggtagacataaaaagtagagcttatgaaaatcataagctcttaaaGGATAAGCTACTTGTAGCAGTTTatgaaaaaaaagtagagcttgTGAACTGGAAAATAACCTCCAGCTAATTTACCAAACACTTACGgagtataaaaaataataagctccaactACCAGCTtttaaaataagctccagctctagtCCATAAGCTCCGGCTCCAGCTAGAAGCTCCagttagtttcatccaaacacacccataGTGATTTAATTATATGTGCAAAAAGTTTATGTGAAGGATAGTTTGAAAGGATAATTCAATATAATTTTACTTCCATTCCTTTCTATTCCAGTCACCAAATAACTAGGAAACACATATTTAAGTTTCTCTCCCTTCGATCCAAACTCTttcatttctaaaaaaaaaaaaacattgcttGAACAAAGCCTTATATAAAAGATAGTAATATTTAATTtctgtattatatataaaaaaactcaATAACAGTCTATCGAACACACCCTAAAAGTAAATACTACTACATTTATAAAAAAACTTATGTTTAAACATTACTAAAAACCTATCAAAAGTTAataaaacttattaatattatctttttatatttattaataacctTGTGTCGTAAATTACGATTGATTCAGGTTTTCTCCAGAGCAGCAATTGGGGGTGGGTTATTCAATTGTAGGAGATGATGTCCTCAGTGGTTTGGTCCCCCTAGAGTGATCTCAATCTGCTATTAAAATAAAGGATGAATGTTGATTTAAAAAAATTAACTGGATAATTAATAGAGAATGGTTGGGACTTGTTCTGTGACTATGATAAATGATGGTCTCAATAGTTTAAAAGCCCAAAAATTATGGTTTAGATCCATGCTCACTACTTCACTAGGGTCAAATGCACCCAGTGAGtcttaacaacaataacaatactcAATTTCACGAATGTAGGGTATGAGAtaggtggagtgtagacaatcatttcttaaaccctagattagaaggaagtcactactccacacgcgggtatagaacccgcgactagataagatcgtctctccctctactcgagagccaagagattgcttcgtaaaggacctccggccaggaaTGCTCATCAAAATGAAATAGTGCAGGCATGCGTACCTCCGGCCAGTGAGTCTTAAGTGACTCTGAAACTAATGTTGTATTAATAATGATTAGAAAATCTTATGAAAATACAATCTTAAAGTAAGTCTGAAAACTCAAGTCCTGATGAAAAAAAAAACATGAGCAATCACTTTAACTTGTACGCTATTAGTTTCGTTTCTCAAGTTTCTACAAAGTCAAATACTCAAATGTACTCTGAGCCTATTTCTTAAAGGCTCCGCGCTCCCAGCCTCCCACATCATGATTAACCATAGGGATGGCATCGGATCGGGTTTGGGTCGGGTTTGGGTAATCCCGGACCCGAACTCGATTAAGAAACCCCGCCCCAAACCCAGCCCGAACcccgtcgggtccccatttacttacatactatcgggtttcgagtttccccacgggtaaacgggtatacccgattagtgATTCTGTATCTATTTTCCAAAAAGTTAAcaaatcaaaatatcaaaaaataacttaactacttcatgtttaaagtattataaaatatcacatacaaaaagttgatctaaaagtttctagaatactcaaatatataaagtatataaaatatcacatctcgaaacTTGTATATgaattatattgaataaaattatactcgttttcaaaataaataagataaatctttcatacattaacaatataatactaacactaaaattttagataaaaattattattaaaattcctcgAGTCGGGTATACGGGTATGCGGGTCGGGTATACGAGTCGGGTATACGGATTTGcatccaaaaccatacccgaacccggaatttttttttgtaaccatccccatacccggtccatgacccgacggactcgggtcagacccggcccaattataacgggtttcgggtttctccatcgggtacgggtcattttgccatccctaTTCACCATGTGCAATGTTGATCGGTAGCAGTGGTGGAATTTGAACCAGATCAAAGATGAGGCgacaacaaaaacttattaaatttttcattGGCGGCAGGGACAAACactaataaaaccctaatttttagtaaaaaaaaaaatatttagtgTAATTTTATTTCTTTTTTAAATCCGGCTGAGACAGGTGCCCCGTCCTGTCCCTACTATCTTCCGCCTCTGCTCGGTAGCCTTGAATATCACGTGAAATAAACATGGAATTGAAGCTCTTGAGAGGAGAATATAGGAGCTTCTAATTAACTTGCATATCTTGTGTGTCTGTTATGTGGTGTATTCTTTACATATACGATTAAGTGGGCCAAGCCGATAATAGCCAATCAACATAGCTAAATAAAAGTAGCTCACGTGTTAAATAATATACTTAGGTATGTCCCTAACCAGAAAGGGTTAGTTGACTGGTTCAAAAATCTTTAAAGGAGATCTAGGTTcaattcatttaaaaaaaaaaaaaaatatttttcgaaaaGTATTTTagttcttgaaaaaaaaaaaattccccgAATTCATTTTTTGAGAATTAATTTTTTTCCAGTCTGTGAGCAGATTGgaaaaaaatcaaatttttttataatatttgTGCAGATTGAAGGTCAATCTATGAGTTCTATTTAaatagattaatatatatatatatatatatatatatatatatatatatatatatatatatatatatatattgattgcaAGATTTAAGGATATATTTGAACTTTAACTTATTATTTTAATCTATTTACAGAAGACTATTATTTTGGACATCTTAAATTGAATAGTTGACTATTAATGTGGAACGAAGAGATATATAAGTTGAATATAAGAGGTATATCATGCTATATACTTAATTCGTTTCATATTGATAGTTCATTATTACATATttaaatatttcaaattaataattcacttttataaataGATGATAATAGTAATGTAGAGTTTTTTTATTTCTTTAATTTATAAAACAAAATTTAGATATAAAAATAAATGGTACAAAATTAACAGATAATATGTTTAGTACTATTGATAAAACATGATAAGCCTCTTTCTCTATGAAGTAAAATATGAGACTTTAAAACACATGTGTTATTTTATTACCTTGGCAACTTAACCACTAAAAAACAAATGATGTATGACAGTATTGTTAATCTATCAACAAATGTAATCAATAACAACGTACGTGtttgtttataaaataaataatataaataataattaataaactagATGTAGAACCCACGTTTGTCAAACGACAACAAAAGGAAAGGTTGTCGAAGCCACTTCCTAAAGGCTAAAACACCAAGACGGCAACGTAGACTTTCAATTTTATCACATTTTTTAAtatttatttcatttttttatatttttaagacTCCTTTCTAATTTTGCAGTCAACATAATTTGGCTCCTATGAACCTTCTCCCCCGTTTCATCAGTTCAACTTCTTCATCGCTTATATACTATACCAACCTTCAATGGCAGTTATTATCACTTTCTTCCCAAACAAACATCATGGAAATCGCTTCACCCATCGATTTCGACTTCAACAATTCATCATACGGGTACACTAGTGCTCCATCAAGCCCTACTCGGCTAACAGAGTTGTACTGTGGGTTTGACCAGTTACTGATCTCCTCCCATTACGATCGGAAAACTTCTCTTGCAAGTGTTCCGTTTGCATGGGAGGAGAAACCTGGTGTCCCAAAAACACCCACGAACTTATCTGAAGATGAATTTTCATTTGATGTGAGTTGTCAATTCGATAACAATCCAGTCCCCGCGGAAGATTTATTCCACGGTGGCTTGATCAAGACCGTTGATCTTATAGAAGAGAGGAAGGTAGTGAGAGAAAGAGGAAGAGAGAGAGGGTTTTCTTCTTCTCGATTGCCTTCTTCGAAAAGTCGAAGGACAAGATCTTTGTCGCCACTTGGAGCCTCGGATTATCGTAGGGAACAACAACCAATTACGGTGAATACGAAACCTCCATGTTCTCCGGCTCATCCTTCAGAGAACGGGTCGAAAAGATGGACTTTGGGGGCTTGGTGGTAGGATGCTTGGAAAGTTCCAAAGGGACCCAAGTTCAATCCTCACTTGCTACACTTTgggggcttgcctttcaaaaaaaaaaaaaaaaaaaagatggacTTTTATTGATTTTTTCTTATTTAGAAGTGCTTCTGATGGAAGAGCAATGGCTAAAGACCCTTTGAAGAAATACTCGACTAGGAACTCGAGTGAATCGGGATCGGTGTCGAAGAGAAGGGGACGAGTATCGGCTCATGAGCTTCATTATAATGCAAACCGTGTGAATTCGAGTGAGATGAAGAAGAAAACGTTTTTGCCATACAAGCAGGGTATTCTTGGAGGATTGTCATTCAATTAATTCATTAGAAGATATGGAAAATGTGAAATGGGTGCATATCTAAGTATGCTAAAAATCtccaaaacatttttaaagtttgtAGTATTTAATGTTTGTCATTGTATATAGTAATAGTTAACTTTGGTTATTAGTTAGGGAGTATgtaatatatggatttatatatcacTATTACTCATACTCATATTTACACCACCGCTTTTAGTATATCCACCTATAAAatacacttaatgatttacttactTAAATTTCTTGTTATAATCTAATAAGTGGAATTTTTGAAATAAAAACATCAAAATGATGGTGGAAGAATAAATTTTGATTCTGAAAATATCACCCCTATTAATTAATGTAGTTATTACTTTTTtattccatatatatataatactagtgaaatgacccgtgaaaccgcgagtttgtttaaacgaaatagtttaatgatatgttttaggtattaagtgaacgtaaatactaaagccatttagtttaatgaccagtGGAACCACAAAGTTCGACTAAAaagctcgtcagctgaacatttcatcaaacacataaaATGCATATTTAAACAATCCacattcaatcataagagataattggttgtcatttaattttaaaattgtaaatgaaaatataaatttagaattgatttactcaattcaaaataattaattaaaataattcaaaattatttaatttaaataattattaataagatttaataatgacaattaattaataagatttaattttaatttaaaattatttagattaatgacatcacccaccatgcttagattttttcttttttctttttaattttttcttaacaaatgaattagcctaataatgacatcatcattctaggattttaatattaactatagatacatAGTTATAATATATGTCTATAATATAATTTACTCTAATTTATAATCTATAATTTATGTATAATCTATATCTATAATCTATCTATAATATATTATAAATCAATAAAATTTTGCTGACGTGTCAGATCCTAATCCCTTGATGATGTGGAGTCTTATGTTCAATTTTCTAATTAAATCCGAATTAAAAATCCTAATTACATGTTAATCCATGTGGGTCCAAAAAAAAAATTCCTAAATCGGTTCTTCAACCGATTCACTATCCAACGTAACGCTTTTGGAAAATTCTAGCTCAATCGAGTGTGAAAATCACGAACATCTAACCTTTAATCAATCGATTCTTCTATCGAAAAGTATGAACCAATATTGAAATACGGTAACGTCGacgatttttgaaaaaaaaaacgctCATTCGACTGTGAAAATCACGAAAGTCCAACCGTTATTGAATTCTTTCTTCTATCGGAAAGTATAAATCTTAATTCAATTAGGGTATAGCAGTTTTTGAATTATTTATGCCTCAAGCAATTCAAATAACATATACCATCAACTGATTCGAATAATCGGCTGTTCAAAAACAGGTACGTAATCCATGGTATTTTTAGATGTCAACAAGTGTCAGTTGGTAAGGGTTGGATCATGAGTCACATATGAATAGTGTCGAAATGAGTCTTTTTAGTTAATGCAAAACATGTCATATTATGCTATGTGCATAGGCTCTGTTTTCCAAATTGATACTTTATCTCAAATTAAGTAAAAAAAATTACTTGATCCGACCCAATTGCTAAATGCGGATGATTGCATCTAAACTAAAAGAAAGTACACATGGTTATAGTTTTAGGTGACCTTAATCTTTAGCTTGATGATGTGTCCAatctttcaatttttttttttttttttttttttttttgcaaattacTCCAGAGTTGGCAAGCCCTAATGAACTATTTCAAAATGGGTAAAAGGTTGTCACCTAGAATAATTTGCAAAAAAAACACTTCCATTTCTCCAGTAGATGGATTTTCTTTTTAATCTGGAATCCAGTGTTGTCTTGTCTTATGTCAAAGGTtgtaaaattcgctattcggggattaatcggtcaggACTTTCGAAGGATTAATCTGCAATTCGGGAATTAATCGAAGATTAATCAGATTGTACTTTATGCATTAAATATTAAATTCAAAaactatatgtgtaaatatagaataaaatcataaatataaacatatactttaacttaattgtttaaaatttttcattttattcaaACACTTTAAATTTATAGttaaaattcatgttaaaatgctgaccaattttgactttgaccgaattcgattaccaaattcgattttgacccatcattgtaatcaaattcgattttgacccatcaattgacgttgaccaatTAAATAAAAGGATTTTGGAAAATCGAAACGGTTTgctcttagaaatgattaatcggggattaatcggcgagtaattggGTCTTTTATAACACTGCTTATGTCAATGGTCTATGTGTCTGTCATGTATGTGGTTGTGGTACAATTAGCGCTGCTGCTATTTGATGTTCACTAAGTACCTGATCCCGTTGTTCCTCTTTATGAATGATAGTTTGACCTGTCAAGATCAAGCCTCAATCTATGGGTTTTGGCAACAACAATGAGGGAAGGTTAATAGGTTATACTTAGCATGGTGCAGCTATGTATATGGTACATATCAGTTCAAATTGATATTTGTGGATTTTATTTATCATAAATTTGGGTTCCTTACAATTTTTGGCAAAGATATTGGACTGGCTTTTGTTGGTGCGGATTAAGGTACTAAATGCTATTTTAGATTGGTTTCGAACAACTTTATCATGCCATCTTTTTACTTCTGGAAAGAACCAAGGTCTCAAATTTTTTTAAATTTGGTGATATGTTGACTTTTGAAAGTCAACGGGTTATCTTATTATGGTCTGATTCGGCCGACATGGGTATTGTTTGCCACATAGGTCATGATTGTATCTAGATGGAGAAATAGGGAGGTATATTGGTATACAAGAGGGTCAATATGATATTAGTGTTCTGTGTTAATTGTCAACTAAGGTTTCTAGCATAGCTTTTTGTGTAGAAATTTGATCAGAGAGGTATAGCGTTGGATCCAAGTACTAAAGATTGCATCATATGGGTTTGGATATGCTCATCTTACAATTTTTTCTCTTAAAAAATTGATCAAGATTTTCAAATTATTTATTTTGCTAAATTGTTAACTTTTAAAAGTCAACGGTTTATGATTTTGGGGACTACATATACTATTATGGGTGATGTGTATTGGGATATTGATATTGTTGGTGATCCAAGGTATATAAGTGTTGATAGTGTCAAGATTGGCATGAGAGATGGAATGCATTCATTCTTATTTCtgattagtttattttgtttttataaGGCATATGTTATATTGGCATATGTTATATtggtatatgtataattgttttgACATAAGTAATATAAGTATGACAAGTGGATTTTGGATGTGCATTAAAACATCCTTAGGTTTTTTTGGTTTTTGTCATCGTTTAGAGGCCATTTTAGTTTTCATTTTGTAAGTGTTTTAGGTTTTCACTAAAGACACCTCTTCGGGCATACCCATTGTAGTACTTAAACATGTCGGATTTAGCAGCCTTAATCTATGTGTTGTGTTCACCCACAACAATATTTGTGATACTGTTTTTATCATATCATTAATTGATATAACATTTTACGATTCAAGTTTGTTTGTTGAAGAGTCcatgtgcaacgcacgagctcctaaatctaatatgtatatatatatatatatatatatatatatatatatatatatatatatatatatatatatatatatatatatatatatatggtcatcaTAAATAGAGAAGCACTTTTTTGggagggaagtaattttttttcgttttttgaaatattttttttcaaacattaagactacatgaaaatatgaacatttaaaaaagacactttgtgacgattattattattttggcgagaaaacgttcgaagaaatagatgataacattcatcatgagtaatgttttaattagagtcttttttcatcattttttcatcttgtgtgagttttttttttttttttttcaaaatttatctcgatttagagtttaaggttttggtttttgggaccaaacccaaaatcctaaactctaaaccgttcatgttaaaaattcaatctaatccctaatttttaaaccctaaaccctgatttctaaaccctaatttctagaccctaatttctaaaccacaGTTTaatgaaccctaatttctaaacccttgaTTCTAACCCCTTAATATAAAACTTTAACTAAA
This genomic window from Rutidosis leptorrhynchoides isolate AG116_Rl617_1_P2 chromosome 2, CSIRO_AGI_Rlap_v1, whole genome shotgun sequence contains:
- the LOC139890279 gene encoding uncharacterized protein codes for the protein MEIASPIDFDFNNSSYGYTSAPSSPTRLTELYCGFDQLLISSHYDRKTSLASVPFAWEEKPGVPKTPTNLSEDEFSFDVSCQFDNNPVPAEDLFHGGLIKTVDLIEERKVVRERGRERGFSSSRLPSSKSRRTRSLSPLGASDYRREQQPITVNTKPPCSPAHPSENGSKRWTLGAWW